From the genome of Pseudomonas sp. WJP1:
CGCATCGATCACGCCCATGGTCGCCGCCTGCCCGGCGAACGAGTTGTACTGCTGGGCCAGGCCGACCTGGTCGGTGGCTTGCTTGACGATTGGCAGGAACTTGGCGCGGATCTGTTCGCGGCTGGTCTTGTTCAGGTACTGGGTGGCCGAGTCATTGCCGCCACTGAGGATGCCCTTGGCATCGTCGACCGTCATCTTCTTCACGGCGTCAACGAGGATCGGCTGGGCCTGGACCACGGCGGTTTCCGCCGCTTTGTTCATGCTGGCTTCCAGCTGATCGACCTGATCACCCATGCCGAACTGTTTCATTTTGCTGGCCACTTTGCCCAGTTTGCCCGGCAGTTCGATCTTCACGTCCGGGTTGTTGCTGAAGCCGCCCGGGGTGCCGAGTTGTTTCACGGCCAGTTGCGCGCCTTGGGTCAGGGCGTCCTTGAGTCCGCCGGTGGCGTCTTTCTGCGACAGGTCGCTCAGGGACAGCGCCAGGGCGCTGGCAGAGATCATCAAGCCTGCGCACAGGCCGGCAAAACGTAGGGTAGGGCGGAGCATGGCAACTTCCTTTTTCATAAGACTTAACGGGCCGCGTCAACGCGGACCTTCACGGGCTGTGGATCGGACCCGTCCAGGCGCACGGCGTGATTCTCGGTGGTGATGAACAGCAGTTTGCCATCGACTTCGATGCGTGCGTTGATCGAGTAACGGTGATTGGGCTCGATCTTCAGCGGGTCGTAGCTCAGGTGGAACGGCAGGGGCACCTGGCCTTTGACCGGGCCACGTTGTTCGTCAATGACCTTCGCCGGTGCGTCGGCGAGTGAGATGTCTTGCAGGCTGACGCTGAGGATTGCCGTCGGTGGCAGCGCGATGCGTTGCAGGTAGAACACTTCGCCATCGAGGGAAGCCTTGGGCGCCGGAGTAGGGTGCTGGCAGGCTGTCAACATTACAGCAGCTGCGATCAGGGATAGTTTTTTCATCGGGAGATCTCCGTATCGACGGCGCCAGAACCGACTGGCGCCTTGATCAATCTAGACGGTTTGTTCGGGCGTCGCGGGTTGGTCGGCGGCATCTTCACTGCGGTGCAACGCCACCTGGCGGATTGATAGACGAATCTCCGCCGGCAACACCCGCTTGGCCGCACCTTCTGCCAGTTCGCCGAGCAGCTCGTGGTAGCCCAGCTTGCCGGCCTCGTCGCGCTTTAGTACTTCAAGGTCGAGCAGGGTCTGGATGAAGTGGCGGAACAGGCTCTTGTCGAAGAATTCCGGGGCGTTCAGGCCATGCAGGATCGACAGGCGCTGGGCCATGACCGTGCACAGGTCTTCCAGTTCTTCGGCGCTGATGCTGTTCTGGCCGCTGTTGAGCAGCAGGGAAACGGTCATGTAGAAGCGCTGCAAGGTCTGGGCGATGCTTTTCGACAGCAGCGTCAACAGCACGAAATGCCGTGAGCTCGGCGCCGGGCGCAGGTAGACGTCGTTCTCGAAACGCAGCAGGCCTTGCTCGACGAATGCTTGCAGCCATTGGTCGATCACCGCGTCCAGCTCGTCCAGCGACCAGCGAATGAACAGTTCCGCTTGCAGGTAGGGGTACAGCGCGCGGGTGTAGCGCAGGATCTGCTCGCGGCTCATGCGCGAGGCGCTCTGGAAGAAACTCGCCAGTAGTGCCGGCAGCGCGAAGATGTGCAGCACGTTGTTGCGGTAATAGGTCATCAGGACGGCGTTCTGCTCGTCCAGATACAGGATCTTGCCCAACGCATCGCTCTGTTCGGACAGCAGGTCCATGTCCTTCACGTGCTCGATCAGCGCTCGGCCATCACCTTCCGGCAGGGTGGTATGCGGCGAATACGGGACCTTGCGCAACAGTGCCAGATACAGATCAAGCACCCGTGCCATGGCGCGATCGTCCAGGGCCAGGCGACTGGTGGACAGCAGCGCCAGCGCGACCAGGTTGACCGGGTTGATCGCCGCCGCTTCGTTCAGGTGCTGCGCGACTTTTTCACCAAGGCGGTTGGTGGTTTCGTTGAGCCAGGCCGGTTTGAACTGCGGCCCCAGCTCCTGCTCGCGCCAGTCCGGCTGCTCGCTGTCGAGGAATTGCGCCAGCTTGATCGGCTCACCGAAGTTCACGGCGACTTGACCGAAGCGCTGCTTGAGCGCACCGATGACTTTGAAGATGTCGAAGATCGATTCTTTCTTCTTGCTCGCGCCACGCAGTTCGCCCAGGTAGGTCCGGCCTTCCAGCACGCGCTCGTAGCCGATGTACACCGGCACGAAGACGATGGGCACGCGCGACGAACGCAGGAAGCTGCGCAGGGTGATCGCCAGCATCCCGGTCTTCGGTTGCAGCATGCGCCCGGTGCGCGAACGGCCGCCTTCGACGAAGTACTCCACCGGGAAGCCCTTGGTGAACAGGGTGTGCAGGTATTCGTTGAACACCGAGGTGTACAGCGGGTTGCCCTTGAAGGTACGGCGCATGAAAAACGCGCCCCCGCGCCGCAGCAGGCCGCCGATTCCGGGCATGTTGAGGTTGATCCCGGCGGCGATGTGCGGCGGGGTCAGGCCATTGCGAAACAGCAGGTAGGACAGCAGCAGGTAGTCGATGTGGCTGCGGTGGCAGGGTACGTAGATCACTTCGTAACCCGGTGCGACCTTCTGCACGCCTTCGATGTTGTTGACCTTGATACCGTCGTAGATCTTGTTCCAGAACCAGCTCAGCACCACTTCCATGAAGCGGATCGCGGTGTAGGTGTAGTCCGAGGCGATCTCGTTGCCGTAGCGCAGGGCCTGGGCCTTGGCTTTCTCCGGGGAGATGTTCTCGCGCTCGGCTTCGTCGAGGATCG
Proteins encoded in this window:
- a CDS encoding DUF4197 domain-containing protein, giving the protein MLRPTLRFAGLCAGLMISASALALSLSDLSQKDATGGLKDALTQGAQLAVKQLGTPGGFSNNPDVKIELPGKLGKVASKMKQFGMGDQVDQLEASMNKAAETAVVQAQPILVDAVKKMTVDDAKGILSGGNDSATQYLNKTSREQIRAKFLPIVKQATDQVGLAQQYNSFAGQAATMGVIDAKSANVENYVTEQALNGLFEMIGKQEETIRQNPAAAATSLAKKVFGTL
- a CDS encoding YbaY family lipoprotein → MKKLSLIAAAVMLTACQHPTPAPKASLDGEVFYLQRIALPPTAILSVSLQDISLADAPAKVIDEQRGPVKGQVPLPFHLSYDPLKIEPNHRYSINARIEVDGKLLFITTENHAVRLDGSDPQPVKVRVDAAR
- the plsB gene encoding glycerol-3-phosphate 1-O-acyltransferase PlsB; this encodes MTRSPFRRLVFGALRRLLYLWVRSETINQSSFTLNLDRSRPVFYVLQNPSLTDLAVVDTECTKAGLPRPVLPVSVGNLLEPAAFFYLTPDPDWLGRQDKRGAPPTLTRLVSALSQNAAEDAQIIPVSVFWGQSPDSENSPWKLLFADSWAVTGRLRRLLSIIVLGRKTRVQFSAPIHLRELIEHNKGHERTVRMAQRILRVHFRNLKAAVIGPDISHRRNLVKGLVNQPLVKQAILDEAERENISPEKAKAQALRYGNEIASDYTYTAIRFMEVVLSWFWNKIYDGIKVNNIEGVQKVAPGYEVIYVPCHRSHIDYLLLSYLLFRNGLTPPHIAAGINLNMPGIGGLLRRGGAFFMRRTFKGNPLYTSVFNEYLHTLFTKGFPVEYFVEGGRSRTGRMLQPKTGMLAITLRSFLRSSRVPIVFVPVYIGYERVLEGRTYLGELRGASKKKESIFDIFKVIGALKQRFGQVAVNFGEPIKLAQFLDSEQPDWREQELGPQFKPAWLNETTNRLGEKVAQHLNEAAAINPVNLVALALLSTSRLALDDRAMARVLDLYLALLRKVPYSPHTTLPEGDGRALIEHVKDMDLLSEQSDALGKILYLDEQNAVLMTYYRNNVLHIFALPALLASFFQSASRMSREQILRYTRALYPYLQAELFIRWSLDELDAVIDQWLQAFVEQGLLRFENDVYLRPAPSSRHFVLLTLLSKSIAQTLQRFYMTVSLLLNSGQNSISAEELEDLCTVMAQRLSILHGLNAPEFFDKSLFRHFIQTLLDLEVLKRDEAGKLGYHELLGELAEGAAKRVLPAEIRLSIRQVALHRSEDAADQPATPEQTV